From the genome of Loxodonta africana isolate mLoxAfr1 chromosome 19, mLoxAfr1.hap2, whole genome shotgun sequence:
ttttcaaaatccaTTTAGCAGTTAATGATTCAAGAAGTAGAGAACGTGCATTAAGTGGTCTTTATTAATACTTTacattcagtattttcttcattatcagtTCTTCAGTTAATTGTACAAGTATGATCAGTTATTTCATATTTGCTATAGAACTTTAAAcgtaaaataaatacaaaatacatCTGTGGTTTAACAAACACTCAATGAAGCGTTTTTTCTGAGGTATTCCCTTCGATCTGGTTTTACCCCAGACCTGTCTTTTCACTTCTCCCAGAAAAGTCTATTAAACCACAAAACAGTTCTGGAACCAGTGAACATGAGTTTCAATCACGTTAGACAAATTTTTTGATTTCATCATACAATACCAATACAAAGGCTCCACCCATGCCTCTCAGTACATTGGACCAGGCACCTTTGAAGAAAGCTTTGGGTCCTTCATCTTTCGCGATCTTCCTCCAGCAGTCAATTGTCCCCGTGTACATAATGTCAGCTGTGGAAACAAACGTTGGTAAGGGCTCGGCGATGGGGCGGGGGATCTTCCTCTGAAAGATGTCTGTACGCAATGTTACCAGTTTTAAAACTCAGGTCACTTGGGCCTCAAAGCCCCGGCTCAATGCAACATTCAGCCAGATGTCCCCTTCCTTGTTTAACTGGTAGGCGGGGGTCTCTAGACTTATCTATTCCTTTGTCTCAAAAACGAGGGGTAATTAATTAACTCACGGAACTGTGAACTGTAAAAGTGGAAGGGGGAGGTGTGGAGTGGGGGTACTGGGCTGTGTGGTCCCCTTTTTATGGAGGTGAAAACTGAGGTCTGGTGTTAGATGATGCTGCCCAAGATTACAGTTAAAAGAGGTACAACTCATAGGTCGGACTGTATAAAACTGTCAACATTTGGctattttttacttaaaaaaatggcAATTTCATGTTTCAACCTAGACAAGCCAAAACTTTTTCTGTCACAACAGATTGCTGATTCCCCCACCAGCTAAAATGCCCTAACCCCACTACTATTAGATGAGTGAAGCAAGAATTACTTTTAAATAAACTAGGTAATTATTTCAGTTCTCTTCCCTTGTTTCTGGCTGTAAACGAAGAGGGCCTAAAGGCCTCTATAATGCCAGACACATAGTTATGGTCACCTCTAACTGtctcttttttaatgtttttatcatCTCTTTAATAAAAACACCACTCaactgtcagtctgtcatactgtggtggcttgcatgttgctgtgatgctggaggccatgacaccagtatttcaaataccagcagggtcaaccatagcggacaggtttcagcagagctttcagactaagacagattagcaagaaggatctggcagtctacttctaaaacaaCCGGCCAGTGAAAATTTCATGAAAAGCAGCAGCACAttatctgacatagtgctggaagataagcccctcaggttggaaggcactcaaaagacgcctggggaagagctgcctcctcaatgtagcgtggaccttaatgacatggatggagtcaagctttcaggaccttcatttactgatgtggcacaactaaaaatgagaagcaacagctgcaaatatccattagtaatcagaacatggaatgtactaagcatgagtctaggaaaattggaagttgtcaaaaatgaaaagctTGAAGaatggtatcctaggcattagtgagctgaaatggactggtactggccattttgaatcagacgatcacatagtctactatgccaggaatgacaaattgaagaggaacggcattgtgtattcattgtcaaaaataacatttcaagatctatcctgaagtacaacactgtcagtgataggataatatccatacacctacaaggaagactagttactacaactattattcaaataaatGCACCAACCcataatgccaaagatgaagaaactgaagatttttaccaagttttgcagtctgagattgatcgaacatgcaatctggatgcattgataattactggtgattggaatgcgaaagttggaaacaagaaggatcggtagttggaaaatacagccttggtgatagaaatgatgctgacgATCACATGATATAATttcgcaagaccaatgacctgttcattggaaatactttttctcAACAACTtaaacagtgactctacaggtggacctcgccagatggaatacgcaggaatcaaatcaactacatccgtggaaagagacaatggagaagctcatatcgtcagtcagaacaaggcctggggctgactgcagaacagattatcaattgcttgtatgcaagttcaagttgaagctaaagaaaattaaagcaagtacacaagagccaaagtatgaccttaggTATATCCCCcctgactttagagaccatctcaaaaatggacgggatgcattgaacactaatgaccaaagaccaagaagagctgtgggataacatcaaggatatcatacgtgaagaagaaaaaggtcattaaaaagacaggaaaaaaagaaaagaccaaaatgggtgtctggagagactctgaaacttgctcttcaatgaagagtagctaaagcaaaaggaaaaaatgatgaagtaaaggagctgaacagaagacttcaaagggcagcttgagaagacaaagtaaagtattataatgaaatgtgcaaagacctggagatagaaaaccaacagggaagaacatgttcatcatttctcaagctgaaagaactgaagaaaaaattcaagccttgagttgtaataatgaaggattctatgggcaaaatattgaatgatgcaagaagtatcaaaagaagatggatggaatgcaaagagttactataccaaaaagaattggttgatgttcaactatttcaggaggaagcatatgatcaagaaccaatgggactgaaggaataagtccaaatTGCACtgggtattggtgaaaaacaaggctccatgaattgatggaataccaactaagatgtttcaacaaacagacgccaACTCTGGCAGCACCtacccgtctatgccaagaaatctagaagacagctacttggctaagtgactggaagaaatccatatacacgcctaatccaaagaaaggtgatccaatggaatttggaaattatctaacaatatcattaacatcacatgcaaaaaaaattatgctgaagataattcaaaaacagttgcagcagtacatcaacaaggaactatcagaaattcaagccagattcagaagaggatgtagaacaagggatatcattgctgatgtcagacggattttggcgaaaagcagagaataacagaaagatgtttacctgtgttttactgactatgcaaaagcattcaactgtgcagataataaattatggacaacactgtaaagaatgggaatttcagaagagttaattgtgctcatgaggaacctgaacatagaccaagaggcagtctttcgaacagaggaaggggatactgcatggtttaaaattagggttagggctagggttagaggacTTCCTgagaaagaccaaagaccacagccttcagtaaggattacaactcaacataaataaaacagaaatcctcacaactggaccaaaaagcaacatcatggtaaatggagaaaatactgaagttgtcaagggtttcattttacttgaatccacagtcaacctgcatggaagcagcagtcaagaaatcaaacatgtaTTACATCcagcagatctgctgcaaaaaaaccactgttaagtgttaaaaagcaaatgtcactttgaggactaaggagcacatggcccaagccatgctatttccAACcatctcatgtgcatgtgaaagctgaacaatgaataaggaagaccaaagaagaattgatgcctttgaattatggtgttggcagagaatattgaatataccacgtactgccagaaaaaggaacaaatctgtcttggaagaggtacagccagaatgctccttagaagtgaggatggcaagacatcgtctcacatacttcggacatgttaccaggagggatcaggccctgggaaaggacaccatgcttggtaaaatagaggatcatcgaaaaagaggaagatcctcaaggtgATGGaatgacagagtggctgcaacgaatggctcaagcatggcaatgatcgtgaagatggagtaggaccggacagtgttttgttctgttctacatgggATTGCTGttagttggaaccaattcaatggcacctaaggacaacaacaacaacaaaaaaagatttctctaaaggaatagttatgaatggcaaaaattaaaaaaaaaaaaaaaaagcccattgccactgagtcaattccgactcatagtgaccctataggacagatcagagctgccccatagggtttccaaggctgtaatctttacggaaacagactgccacatctttctcctacagagcaactggtgggttcgtgcccacaacctttaagttagcagctgagtgcttagccactgtgccaccagggctccttgttgtgaatgttgtttttattgttaggtgctgccgagttggttccgactggtagagacccaatgcacaacagaagaaaacattgcctggtcctgcgttatcctcacaatcatttctacgcttgagcccatcgttgcagccactgtatcaatccatcttgttgagggttttcctctcttttactgaccctctactttaccaagcatgacgtccctctccagggactggtccctcctgataacatgtccaaagcacattgagatgaagtcttgccattctcacttccaagaagcattcaggctgtacttcttcctagacagatttggtCGTTTTGGTAGTGCATGTTATATTCaacactctttgccaacaccataattcaaagaagtcaattcttcttcggtcttccttaatcattgtccagatttcacaagtatatgaggtgattgaaaacaccatggcttgggtcagtggcACCTTTTCCTCAAAGTGACTGTTTGGGGGAATTAATTATCTCTCTCATCCCTCAGCCCTTCTTATCAAATAATGTTAACAATTAGTTTAGGATACTGAAGACTGAAAGGAGCAGTGACAGTGTTCTCTTCAGAGAAAACCGAGGAAGATTGAGGTCAGGAGGCCAAGGCTTACCCCCCTTCCGGCCAGACTGCATCATCATCCTCCGGCGAACAGTGTCAAAGGGGTAGGACACCAGCCCCGCGACGGCGGTCACGCTCTGTGCGATCATCCAGCTCACAAAGATGTGCACGTTCTTCGGGTCAGGCAGCATCCCTGTGGGTAGAGCCAAGAAGCCAAACGACTGTGAAGTGATTCCTCATACCAGCTGTGCAATAAGCAGGTGGGGGTTCAGAAGAGGCCACTGCACCTCCAAGCCCATGCCCAGCCCTTCCGGAAGAACCCGCCCCTTGTAGGGATGCCTCACAAAGAGTGACGTAGCCAACCAGAGCTGGCAGCTGCCCCTCTGGATGCAGGGATGGGAGAGCTCTGTGCAGTATCCAGGCTGTGTGGACGCTGTTCCAAGGTTAAACTCTGAGAACTGATACAGCTGTGTCAAGAGGGAGTTAGGCTCCCCCGTCCTCCTCTGTGGATAACTCAAGCCCAGAGTTTAATTCAGTaaagagaggaggaagagaacCCATTGGTTCTTTATTTATCTACACCATATCACTTCCTCATTCAGAAGCTTCAGTTTAGCCCAGGGACCAGGAAAAAACAAGGTAAATACGAAGTCCTTTGTGAGTTATGAATCTCTTAAGATACTCTCTCCACACACCCTCCTCCTCCCTGTCCCCTCTGGCCCCCCTCTCACCCTTGGCAGTATCATAGACTCCGAAGTAGGCAGCCCTGTAAATAATGATGCCTTGGACAGAGACGTTGAATCCCTGGTAGAGACCCCTCAGGCCATCAGACTTGAAGATCTTGGCGAGGCAGTTGCCCAGACCAGTGAACTCACGCTGGGCAGGACCCTTGCCCACGTCGGCAGCCAACCTGGTCCTAGCAAAGTCCAGCGGGTAGACAAAGCAGAGGGAGGTGGCTCCAGCTGCTCCACCGGAAGCAAGGTTACCAGCAAAGTAGCGCCAGAACTGCTTGTGCCGGTCCACGCCCCCCAGGAAGATCTGCTTGTACTTGTCCTTGAAGGCGAAGTTGAGAGCTTGGGTGGGGAAGTAACGGATCACATTGGCCAGGTTACCCCTCCAGAAGGAGAGAACGCCCTGCTCCCTGGGGATTCTCACCACGCAATCAATGATCCCTTTGTACTGCTTCTCAGCAGTGATCTGTTTGCTGGCATGCTGGACCTATGGGGGGGGGGACAGGCGGGGCAGGGGGAAGGGCAGGGGGACAGACGAGGCAGGGGGAGGACGGGGGACAGGAGAAAAAGAAGGTTTGTATTTCCTTGAGAAAAAAATGTATGGGGCAACCAAATGGATACTGAGGAAATGTAAATAAATGTCAGCTACTTGGACAACAAGCCAATGTTGCTCAATTATCAGGACATCTGAGGAAGAAGGCTGTGTTCCAAATAAACTGAAAAGGTGATTTAATTGCGTAAAGACAGTCATTTATTTATTGCATTCTTCCCTAGGTGCCAGATCCATGCTACAGTCTTACTGGAAATagggagttctggtggcacagtggttaagagctcggctgctgaccaaaaggtcagcagttcacatccaccagccgctccttggaaactccaaggggcaattctactctatcttatagggtcgctgtgagtcagaatcgaatcgatggcagcgggtttaggTTGGTTTATTGCAGATGGAAATGAAAGGGTCCCTGCCACAAAGGGCTCCTGATCAGACGTGAGGGGCAGGAGAAAACAATCCTTCATGCCATGTAGTCTCACTGGAGAAAAGGACCTCTGAGTAGCAAACCCtccaacagaggaaggagaataCATTTGCtggtcattaaaccaaaaaaccaaacccgctgccgtcgagtcgattccgactcatagcaaccctataggacagagtagaactgccccatagtttccaaggagcacctggtggatttgaactgcc
Proteins encoded in this window:
- the SLC25A4 gene encoding ADP/ATP translocase 1: MSDQALSFLKDFLAGGVAAAVSKTAVAPIERVKLLLQVQHASKQITAEKQYKGIIDCVVRIPREQGVLSFWRGNLANVIRYFPTQALNFAFKDKYKQIFLGGVDRHKQFWRYFAGNLASGGAAGATSLCFVYPLDFARTRLAADVGKGPAQREFTGLGNCLAKIFKSDGLRGLYQGFNVSVQGIIIYRAAYFGVYDTAKGMLPDPKNVHIFVSWMIAQSVTAVAGLVSYPFDTVRRRMMMQSGRKGADIMYTGTIDCWRKIAKDEGPKAFFKGAWSNVLRGMGGAFVLVLYDEIKKFV